The stretch of DNA GATGCTTATCGATACAGTCGACGCGGAGGCCATGAAACTCGAAAAGCGGCCCCATCCATTCGGAGTCACGTTTGGCGAGATAATCGTTTACTGTCACGATATGCACCCCGCGCCCGGCCAGACCGTTCAGGAAAGCCGGAAACGTAGCTACCAGCGTTTTTCCTTCACCAGTTGCCATTTCTGCAATTTTGCCCTGATGCAGTACCACCCCGCCAATAATCTGCACGTCGTAATGCACCATATCCCACGTGACGGGTGTACCGGCGGCATCCCAGCGATTTGCCCAATGGGCCTGATCACCGTCGATCACTACGCTTTTCTTACGCTGCGCCAGTTCTCGGTCAAAATCGGTGGCCGTAACCGTCAGTTGGTCGTTTTCAGTGAACCGACGGGCGGTTTCTTTCACCACGGCGAATGCCTGGGGCAGAATGTCGATCAGTACGCGTTCCAGTTCGGTATTGCGGTCGGCTTCGAGTTTGTCGATGCGGTTAAAGAGCCGCTCTTTCTCGTTCACGTCCACGTCGGCATGGCTGGCGGCTTCGGTAAGTTCGGCCAGTTGGCTGTCGATGTCGGCCAGCTCAGCAGCGATCTGCGCTTTCAGGTCAGCCGAAATCTGCCGTAACTGGTCGTTCGAGAGGTCTTTGAGCTGGGCAAACTCGGCGTTTACCTTCTCAACGTAGGGCAGCAGTTCTTTAACGTCCCGCTGCGATTTGGTGCCAAACAGCTTGGCTATGAGATTTATCATTGTATAGAATCGTAGGTCGTCTCAGTCGTGAATTACCCTGATCGGGTCTCGACTAATTTTCTACAAATTTAGTGTATTGGGCGTCGGACTGCAAGGAAGGTGGCAATCAGCTATCTTACCTTACTATATGGGAACGGGATTTTGCGGCTTACCTATTACTTTTGCGAATCAAATATTGGCCCAATAGCCATTGTTCATGCGTATCAACGACAAATTGTCACATTGCGTCCGCCGTAATCGTTCGTTTTGCTTTTTTTTCGCACTTGTTTTACTGACAAGTTCTTACGTAGTGTCGGCCCAGTCAACGCCTTCCCGCGTTGATCAGCTCAGTGATGAGCAGGTGCAGGAGTTTTATCGCCGGGCGCAGGCCAGTGGTCTGAGTGAGTCGCAGATTGAGCAGGCGGCTATGTCGCAGGGCTATACGCTCACCGATATTGCCAAAATGCGCAAGCGCATGACCGACTTACGCATGTCGTCGCAAAATGGGCGTGGTCAATCCGTTACGGATACCAGCCGGGGGCGGGTGCTGCCAACGGGCCTATCACGTCGGCTGGTTGATTCGCTGCCGTATACAACCCGGCGTGATTCTACCAAACTGCGCGTTTTTGGGGCATCGCTATTTGAAAATGCCAATCTGTCGTTTGAACCCAACATGCGAATTGCTACGCCCCGCAACTACATTGTTGGCCCCGACGATGAAATAACTATTGATATTGCGGGAGCCGCGTCTGATAACTTCAAGCTGAAAGTATCGCCGGAGGGTACCGTAAAAGTGCCTAATCTGGCTGCTATTTTCGTGAGTGGGCTAACCATCGAGCAGGCCGAACAGCGCATCATCAGCCGGCTGCGGCAGGGTGGTTATCAGGGATTGGGTGTGCCGGGTAGCGGTATTACGGCCAATGTGGCACTGACCAATATCCGTAGCATTCGGGTTACGCTCGTAGGCGAGGTAGTTCGGCCCGGCACGTACACGATTTCATCGCTTGGCTCGGCCTTCAACGCGCTTTACCTGGCTGGCGGTCCTAATCCGGAAACCGGCTCGTTCCGCAAAATCAGTATCATTCGGGGCAACCGTGTGGTTCGTACCATTGATTTGTATGATTTTATTCTTCGGGCCGACCAACGCGATAATATCCGGCTACAGGATCAGGACGTTATTCGCGTAGCTGACTATGGCACCCGTGTTGACTTGACGGGGCAAGTACGCCGACCGGCCATTTTTGAGGTACTGCCCGGCGAAACGTTCCGCACACTGCTGGGATTTGCCGGTGGTTTTGCCGACGATGCCTATCGGGCCAGTATCACTATCCGGCGCAACACCGATCGCGAACGTAAAATTCTGACGGTCACTGAAGCGGAGATGGCAACTACGGCACCGCAGCCTGGCGACAAAATTTTTGTCGGTAAGATTCTCGAACGCTACGAAAACCGCGTACAGGTAGCTGGTGCCGTGATGCGCCCCGGCGATTATGCGCTGGAACCGGGCCTGGAAACCGTTCGGCAGTTGGTAACACGGGCAGAAGGGTTACGAAAAGACGCATTTGTGAACCGGGCCAACATTGTGCGCGAACGCCCCGACATGGACCGCGAAAACCTCTCCTTTGATCTGGGCAAACTGATGCGCGGTGAAATTGCCGATATTCCGCTCATGCGGCAGGATAGCCTGACGGTGTTGTCGATTCGCGACCTGCGCGAACAATATTACGTTGTTATTGGCGGAGCCGTCAACAAGCCCGATACCATCGAGTACGTCAACAATATGAGTGTGGCCGACCTGATTGCGCTGGCTGGCGGTTTTCAGGAAGGAGCTAAACCAAATTTAGTTGAAGTGGCCCGGCGCATTCGTCAGGATTCGGCGGGTATCCGCGCTACAACGCTCGAAACATTCCGGTTTGCGGTTGATCGAAATCTGCAGCTTGGTTCTGTTGAGACGAATGCGGCTCACGATAGTGCGGCTGCGTTTCGCCTTCAGCCGTTCGATATTGTGTACGTGCGCACGTCGATAAATTACGAAGCGCAACGACAGGCATTTATTTTCGGCGAGGTAATGTATCCGGGCAACTATGCCATTGCTAACCGGCAGGAGCGCATCAGCGACCTGATTGCGCGGGCAGGTGGTTTGCGCCCTACAGCGTATATGCCCGGTGCCCAGTATCGACGGAATGGTCGGATTGTGGGCAGCGATCTTCGCCATATTATGGATGATCCTGGCGTAGAAGAGAATATGATGATTACAGACCAGGATACCATCTTCATTCCGCGTCGGTCTGAGACGGTGGGTATCGAAGGAGCCGTGCTGAACCCTTCGTCGGTGAGCTACAAAGTCAATTACAATTTTGACGATTACATTAGTGAAACGGGCGGATTTACCGATAACGCCCGGCAGCGGAAAGCATATATTATCTATCCGAATGGCCGGAAAGACCGCTCGCGCCAATTCCTGTTTTTCAAAGGACGACCACGGGTTGAACCCGGTTCAACTATTGTTGTGCCATTTAAGCCGATGGAAAATACAAAGATGTCGCCAATTGAGCGGGTGGGTATTCTTTCGCTGATTGGTACTTTAGCGGCCACCGCTGCCAGTATTATTGTTAATCTTAGCAGACAGCCGTAATCAGGCAAATAGATGTCAACTACTACCCTCTCACAGCCGACTATTCAACCCGACCGCGACCCGGATGAAATTGAAATTCGGGTGAGCGACATTATTCAGTTCGTAAAAGACAGTCGTCGGGCGATGTTCCTTTGGGGAGCGGCTTTAGCCATTGTTGGGGCAATCTATGCCTTTACGCAGCCGAACGAGTACACATCAACCGTGCGGGTTATGCCTGAGCTGAAGTCAGGATCAGGCGGAGGAGGTTTAGGCGACCTGAAATCGCTGGCGGGTCTGGCCGGTGTCAGTCTCGACGGGCTGGGTGGCTCATCAGAAGCTATTCGACCTGATTTATATCCCGACATTATGCAGAGTACATCGTTTATGCTGCATTTACTGGCGCAACCCGTTACTACTGCAGAAAATAAAAAGCCGCAAACGCTGCAACAGTATCTGCTTTCTCAGGGCGCGAATACAGTGATGGGGCGGTTGGGTAGCCTGCTTGGTTCGGACGATGAGCCGCAACCCGTGCCAGACGATGCTGCGGTTCGGCTCACGAAAAAGCAGGAAGAGCTAACAAAAAAAGTGGCACAGCGGGTTGGGGCGGTTATGGATAAAAAGTCGGGTATTGTGACGATTACGGCCCAAATGACCGACCCCGTCGTAGCCGCCACTATGGCGAAACAATCGCTCGATTACCTCACTAACTACGTAACGAACTACCGCACTGGCAAAGCGCGTAAACAAGCTAACTTCCTAAGTCAGCAGGTCAGTAATGCCCGTCGGCGTTACGAATCGGCAGAACTTGCCCTGTCGGCTTATCGCGACCGCAATCGGGCGTTGTTTCTGAACACGGCTAAGATAGAAGAACAGCGTTTGCAGGCCGATTACATGCTGGCGCAAACGGTTTACAACGATTTGTCGAAGCAGTTAGAGCAGGCCCGCATCAAAGTGCAGGAAGAATCGCCCGTTTTTCAGGTTCTCGAACCGGCCCGTGTGCCACTGCGTAAAAGCGGTCCCAAGCGAACAATGATTGTGCTGGGTTTTGGTATATTGGGGGCTATACTTGGCATGGCTATCTTCGGCTTTAAACGATTTTTTTCCTCTGCGAAGTAGTATATAAAGCTGGCTGTCATGAATTTAGCTCCGTCTGCTATTCGCGCTGAGTTGCAAAGGCTTCGGCAACATAGCTGGCAGAGCTTTTCGGGGCGAACCCGAACGACCTGGCTAAATAGCCTGCTGGGCGTAGTGGCCCGACTCGGCGGCATTGTCAGCACACTGTATGCAGTTCCCTTAACGATAGACTACCTGACGCCAGCCGTTTACGGGCTTTGGTTAACCATTGGCTCGATAACGGCTCTCCAGTTAATCACTGATTTAGGCATTGCCAATGGGTTGCGCAACCGGCTGGCCGAAGCCTGGGCCGCCAACAACTGGCCCGAAGCGCGGGCGTACTTAAGCACGGCCTACGTTTATTACGGTCTGGTACAATTTGCCCTGATTATAGTTTTTCTGGTGGTATACCGGTACATACCCTGGCAGCATTTGTTAACGGCCCAATACGATAACGCGACGCTGCAACGCGTTTTATTAGTGGTGGTTGTGACTACCAGCGTGCGGTCTGTCGCCGATTTGCTGAGTTGTTCCTTACTGGCCGTACAAAAGTCTGGGTTGGCGGCTTTGCTGCAACTGCTCATCAGCATAAGTACGCTGACAGGTATTTGGCTGGTGGCGAAGTTCGTGCAACAGGATCGCTTGTGGGCCGTGGCTTTAGTATCTGGCCTTTTGCCGGTATTGTTGCTGAGCATCGCCAGTCTTATTCTATACCGCACAACCCTGCGCAAACTTCGCCCAACGTGGCGGCTGATCGATTCTCGTCAGGCCCGTAGTCTGCTGCCGTTGAGTTCGTCGTTTTTAGTTATTCAACTTACTGTACTCGTTATTTATCATACCGATAATCTGTTAATCGCCTACTTATATGGTCCCGCAGCCGTAACGCCTTATGCTATTGCACTTCGTTGTTTCGGTGCATTGATTTTGTTGTTTTCGGTGGTGCTAACGCCCTACTGGTCAGCTTTTACGGAAGCATACGTAAAAAAAGATACCGTCTGGATGCAGTCGGCCTACAGGCATATGCAACGACTCTGGCTCGTTTACGCATTCGGTGTGTTGCTGGTGTTCGGTTTATCGGATCAACTTTATGCCTACTGGATCAACGACCGGGTGCATGTCCCGTGGCAGCTTAGTGCTTGTATGGCTTTATTTGCCGCTATCAACGGCTGGAACACCATTACCGCGTCTATCTCAAACGGCTTGAGCAAAGTACGACTACAAGTATATTACTCGGTCATCGCTGCGGCTATTAATATACCACTCAGTTTATTTCTGGCACGTAACTTGTCGCTTGGTAGTACGGGTATTATTTTAGCAACGGTAGGTTCACTATTTATCTGCACAGTATGTAGTACAAAGCAGGTCTACAAACTGTTGAGTGGCACCGCCACCGGTATCTGGAATCGCTGAAAACAAACACTCAACGGTTTGTCGGCACCTGAATTGGGCTGATAAATAGTGCACCATATGATATGTCCCATCTGCCAATCGGTCAGCCGCCCCCATTGCACGGCCACTGTTCTCCGGCAATACCACGTGCAGTATTATCAATGCAGCCGGTGCGATTTTATTTATACCGAAACACCGTACTGGCTGGCCGAAGCGTATGACTCAGTTATTACTCGCTTAGACGTGGGCCTTGTTTATCGCAACGAACAAATGGCGGGTCTTACGCAGGCAGTTATTACTACCTGGTTCGATAAATACGCTCAATTTATTGATTACGGGGGCGGATATGGCTTGCTGGTGCGGATGATGCGCGACCGGGGGTATGATTTCTACCGACAGGATGCGTTCTGCGCAAACCTGTTCGCTGAATCGTTCGATATAACGGAGGTGGCCCCTTTTCGGGCTGAGCTTCTGACGGCTTTTGAAGTGCTCGAACACCTGCCCGATCCGGTGGCCGAAATAGAAAAGATGCTGGCACTCAGTGACACTATTCTACTATCAACCATTGTGCAGCCTGCTCCGACAGTTACGCCCAACTCGTGGTGGTATTTTATTCCCGACACAGGGCAACACGTGTCTATCTACTCGAAACGTTCGCTGCAACTCCTGGCCGAACGCTTTAACCTACGCTATTACGGCGGTATGCAGGATGTACATCTGTTGAGCCGTAAACCAATAACACACTCATTGTTTCGATTCATCACCCGCCCGCGCATCACCCGGCTCGTCAATCAGTTTATTCCTCAACCTTCTTCAAGGCTATTGGCTGATTTCAATCAAATTGCCCGGCAGCTACCGAATCAGCAACCTCAATGACCGTTTTCTTCGACAATCAGGCGTTTTATATTCAGGAATACGGCGGTTTATCCCGGTATTTTGCCGAACTAATTGCTGGTTTGCACGACGAAACGGATATTCAGCCACTACTTTCCAATGGCTGGACAAACAATCAGCATTTACGCAATGCCAACCTAACTGACCGATCATTTTTCGCAGGTCGGTCGTTTCGGGGAAAAATACGGTTGATGCACCGGATGAATCGCTGGCACGATGCATGGCAACTACGTCAGCAGTCTTACGATTTATTTCATGCTACGTATTACGACACCTATTTTCTGGCTCATCTGCCGAAGCAAACGCCGTTGGTGGTCACGTTCCTCGACATGATTCATGAGAAGTTTAGCAGTCGATTTCCTGAACTGGCTCAGGATAAGATGGTTATCGAAGGAAAACGCCTGCTTGCCCGCCGTGCCAACCGGCTTATCGCCATCTCTGAAAGTACCAAACGCGACGTGGTAGAACTGCTCGATGTTGACCCTGCCAAAATTGATGTTGTTCACCTCGGCAGTTCCTTTTCCAGGCCAATTAACTGTTTGCCGACAAATTCGCCCGTATCGAAGGTCCGACCTTATCTGCTTTACGTTGGGATGCGGGCGGGGTATAAAAATTGGGCCGGGTTGGTAGAAGCAATTCACCCACTATTGAAGCAGGAGCAAATTCAACTGGTATGCGTGGGCAGTGGGCCTTTCAACTACGAAGAACAAACGCTGCTACGTGCGCTGGATGCAGAAAAGTGGGTAGTGCAGCAGGAGGCCACCGACCAGAAACTGGGCCAGCTTTATCAACATGCCGTGGCATTCTTTTTCCCGTCGTTATATGAAGGCTTTGGAATTCCTGTTCTCGAAGCGTTTGCCTGTGGATGTCCGTGCTTACTGAGCAACAGTAGCTCATTGCCCGAAGTGGCTGGCGATGCAGCCCTGTATTTCGACCCAGATGACGCCGATAGTATACGAACCGCTTTGCAAACGGTAATCAGCGACCAAGCCCTGCGCGCACGCCTGATTCAACAGGGTCAACAAAGAGCAACGCTGTTTACATGGTCGGCTATGCAGCGGAAAACGGCAGATATATATCGAAAATGCGTTTCTTAACGTGCAACGTATAATACAAAAAGCCCCGACGTATCAGGGCTTTAGTATAGGGTGGGAGACGGGGCTCGAACCCGCGACCTTCGGAACCACAATCCGACGCTCTAACCTGCTGAGCTACAACCACCATAGTTTGGGACTGCAAAATTAATGAAAAATGAAAAGTGAACAATGAAAAATGACGAAATATATTTCAATTTGCTGTTTGTATCTCAGCAGGCCGTTTTTCATTGTTCATTTTTCACTTTTTAGGCAGCTTTGCCCTGTTGATACCGCTTCTCGGCAGCATTCCAGTCAACAACGTTGAAATAAGCCGCGATGTAGTCGGGTCGGCGGTTCTGGTATTTCAGATAATACGCATGTTCCCATACGTCGAGACCAATGATGGGGAAGCCTTTGGTTTCGGCTACGTCCATCAGCGGGTTATCCTGATTTGGCGTTGAGGTAACGGCCAGTTCGCCCGACGAGTTCACGATCAGCCAGGCCCAGCCAGAACCGAAACGGGTTGTAGCCGCTTTGGTAAACTCCTCTTTAAACGTATCGAACGAACCAAATTTCTGATTGATAGCCTCGGCCAGTTCGCCCGTAGGCTGACCACCGCCATTACCCGAAATGGTATTCCAGAACAGCGTGTGGTTATAGTGTCCACCACCATTATTACGTACTGCCACCGGCGACTGACTCACGTTGGTGAGCAGGTCTTCGATAGTTTTATTGTCGAGGTCTGTACCGGCAATCGCGTTATTGAGGTTCGTCACGTAGGCGTTGTGGTGCTTGCCGTGGTGAATCTCCATCGTTTGTTTGTCAATATTAGGTTCCAGCGAGTCGCTTGGATAGGGCAATGGGTCTAATACGAAAGCCATTGGGGAATGAGTTTGAATGGAAGATGATTCGGTTGGGTTAACAAGCTGCCGGGAAATTATGTTCTTAACCGCTGGAAAAAACTTGCCAGCAAAGCCTGACTTTCATCGGCCAGTACACCAGTCTCGATTCGGGTTTTCGGGTGAAGTATCGACGGTTCTACGCGCCGATAACCCCGTTTTGCATCGTCGGCTCCGATAACTAACCGGCTAAGCTGCGCCCAGAAAATAGCTCCCGCGCACATCACGCAGGGTTCGAGCGTGACATACAATGTGCAGTCGGTCAGGTATTTACCACCGAGGTATTGCGTAGCTGCTGTAATCGCCAGCATTTCGGCATGGGCCGTTACGTCATTGAGATGTTCGGTCTGATTTCGCCCTTTGCCAATGATGCGATTGCGACAAACCACAACGGCTCCCACCGGTATCTCTCCGTCGTCGGCGGCTTCGGTTGCCAGTTCCAGCGCAATGCCCATGAAATAGTCGTCCGACATGATTCTGGATTACAGCTTTACGACTTTTCTTACCGTTTGGCTATTACCGATCTGAATACGAAGCAGATAGAGACCATTGGGCTGACTGCTCAGGTCGATGTCGTTTCGGCGGTTACGAGTGGTTCGCTCCAGCATAAGCCGCCCGCTCATATCGGTCAGCAGCAGTATAGCGGGGTCGCGTGTCAGAGCCATATCGATGTCGACGGTTAGTATAGTGGTTGTTGGCACCGGATACGCGTTGACAAGCGGACCAAGCGGATCGTCTTCTACGCTCAGGAGCGGCAAAATTGTAATGGTTGCACTGCCCGATAATGGGCCGGAACCGCAGAAGTTCGTGACACTTGTTAGCTGATAG from Spirosoma montaniterrae encodes:
- a CDS encoding SLBB domain-containing protein; its protein translation is MRINDKLSHCVRRNRSFCFFFALVLLTSSYVVSAQSTPSRVDQLSDEQVQEFYRRAQASGLSESQIEQAAMSQGYTLTDIAKMRKRMTDLRMSSQNGRGQSVTDTSRGRVLPTGLSRRLVDSLPYTTRRDSTKLRVFGASLFENANLSFEPNMRIATPRNYIVGPDDEITIDIAGAASDNFKLKVSPEGTVKVPNLAAIFVSGLTIEQAEQRIISRLRQGGYQGLGVPGSGITANVALTNIRSIRVTLVGEVVRPGTYTISSLGSAFNALYLAGGPNPETGSFRKISIIRGNRVVRTIDLYDFILRADQRDNIRLQDQDVIRVADYGTRVDLTGQVRRPAIFEVLPGETFRTLLGFAGGFADDAYRASITIRRNTDRERKILTVTEAEMATTAPQPGDKIFVGKILERYENRVQVAGAVMRPGDYALEPGLETVRQLVTRAEGLRKDAFVNRANIVRERPDMDRENLSFDLGKLMRGEIADIPLMRQDSLTVLSIRDLREQYYVVIGGAVNKPDTIEYVNNMSVADLIALAGGFQEGAKPNLVEVARRIRQDSAGIRATTLETFRFAVDRNLQLGSVETNAAHDSAAAFRLQPFDIVYVRTSINYEAQRQAFIFGEVMYPGNYAIANRQERISDLIARAGGLRPTAYMPGAQYRRNGRIVGSDLRHIMDDPGVEENMMITDQDTIFIPRRSETVGIEGAVLNPSSVSYKVNYNFDDYISETGGFTDNARQRKAYIIYPNGRKDRSRQFLFFKGRPRVEPGSTIVVPFKPMENTKMSPIERVGILSLIGTLAATAASIIVNLSRQP
- a CDS encoding GNVR domain-containing protein, with the protein product MSTTTLSQPTIQPDRDPDEIEIRVSDIIQFVKDSRRAMFLWGAALAIVGAIYAFTQPNEYTSTVRVMPELKSGSGGGGLGDLKSLAGLAGVSLDGLGGSSEAIRPDLYPDIMQSTSFMLHLLAQPVTTAENKKPQTLQQYLLSQGANTVMGRLGSLLGSDDEPQPVPDDAAVRLTKKQEELTKKVAQRVGAVMDKKSGIVTITAQMTDPVVAATMAKQSLDYLTNYVTNYRTGKARKQANFLSQQVSNARRRYESAELALSAYRDRNRALFLNTAKIEEQRLQADYMLAQTVYNDLSKQLEQARIKVQEESPVFQVLEPARVPLRKSGPKRTMIVLGFGILGAILGMAIFGFKRFFSSAK
- a CDS encoding lipopolysaccharide biosynthesis protein — encoded protein: MNLAPSAIRAELQRLRQHSWQSFSGRTRTTWLNSLLGVVARLGGIVSTLYAVPLTIDYLTPAVYGLWLTIGSITALQLITDLGIANGLRNRLAEAWAANNWPEARAYLSTAYVYYGLVQFALIIVFLVVYRYIPWQHLLTAQYDNATLQRVLLVVVVTTSVRSVADLLSCSLLAVQKSGLAALLQLLISISTLTGIWLVAKFVQQDRLWAVALVSGLLPVLLLSIASLILYRTTLRKLRPTWRLIDSRQARSLLPLSSSFLVIQLTVLVIYHTDNLLIAYLYGPAAVTPYAIALRCFGALILLFSVVLTPYWSAFTEAYVKKDTVWMQSAYRHMQRLWLVYAFGVLLVFGLSDQLYAYWINDRVHVPWQLSACMALFAAINGWNTITASISNGLSKVRLQVYYSVIAAAINIPLSLFLARNLSLGSTGIILATVGSLFICTVCSTKQVYKLLSGTATGIWNR
- a CDS encoding class I SAM-dependent methyltransferase; its protein translation is MICPICQSVSRPHCTATVLRQYHVQYYQCSRCDFIYTETPYWLAEAYDSVITRLDVGLVYRNEQMAGLTQAVITTWFDKYAQFIDYGGGYGLLVRMMRDRGYDFYRQDAFCANLFAESFDITEVAPFRAELLTAFEVLEHLPDPVAEIEKMLALSDTILLSTIVQPAPTVTPNSWWYFIPDTGQHVSIYSKRSLQLLAERFNLRYYGGMQDVHLLSRKPITHSLFRFITRPRITRLVNQFIPQPSSRLLADFNQIARQLPNQQPQ
- a CDS encoding glycosyltransferase family 4 protein; its protein translation is MTVFFDNQAFYIQEYGGLSRYFAELIAGLHDETDIQPLLSNGWTNNQHLRNANLTDRSFFAGRSFRGKIRLMHRMNRWHDAWQLRQQSYDLFHATYYDTYFLAHLPKQTPLVVTFLDMIHEKFSSRFPELAQDKMVIEGKRLLARRANRLIAISESTKRDVVELLDVDPAKIDVVHLGSSFSRPINCLPTNSPVSKVRPYLLYVGMRAGYKNWAGLVEAIHPLLKQEQIQLVCVGSGPFNYEEQTLLRALDAEKWVVQQEATDQKLGQLYQHAVAFFFPSLYEGFGIPVLEAFACGCPCLLSNSSSLPEVAGDAALYFDPDDADSIRTALQTVISDQALRARLIQQGQQRATLFTWSAMQRKTADIYRKCVS
- a CDS encoding superoxide dismutase, which produces MAFVLDPLPYPSDSLEPNIDKQTMEIHHGKHHNAYVTNLNNAIAGTDLDNKTIEDLLTNVSQSPVAVRNNGGGHYNHTLFWNTISGNGGGQPTGELAEAINQKFGSFDTFKEEFTKAATTRFGSGWAWLIVNSSGELAVTSTPNQDNPLMDVAETKGFPIIGLDVWEHAYYLKYQNRRPDYIAAYFNVVDWNAAEKRYQQGKAA
- a CDS encoding nucleoside deaminase, whose product is MSDDYFMGIALELATEAADDGEIPVGAVVVCRNRIIGKGRNQTEHLNDVTAHAEMLAITAATQYLGGKYLTDCTLYVTLEPCVMCAGAIFWAQLSRLVIGADDAKRGYRRVEPSILHPKTRIETGVLADESQALLASFFQRLRT